CTCGCCGACCAGGACGTGCGGGACCGGGACCGTCGCACTTTGTGCGCCGTAGGCCGTGGTGGCATAGGCGAGCTCGACGTTGGCACGCACATACTGGGGCGCGAGCACCCGCTTGCCCGCCTCGCCGTGAACGGTCAGGGCGCCGTCATCGCAGGCGAGCACAGTCCAGGTCTCTCGGTTGGCGACGTCGGTGTCGTGGTCGTTGCGGCGGGTGGCGATCCGGTCGCCGACTCCGATCCGCTCGCCCGAGGCGGTGACCAGTCGTTCGGTCACCTCCCCCATAGCCTTGCGGACCTGATGGGCGAGCCCGTTGATCTTGGCAACCTGCTCGCGGGTGTCCGCGACGACGAGCTCGCCGTACGTCGTGCGCACTGCGAGCTCCTGCTGACGCTCGACCTCACTGGCGTGGATCACCACCTCGCCGCGGCGCACGAGTTCGTCGAAGACGTCACCGGGCTTCTCTCCCGATCGCATCCACAACGACAACTCGGCGTAGGCGGGGTCGGCGAAGCGGCGGACGGTGTCGAGCTGCGTGACTCCGTAAGGCGCGTACCGGACGGCGAGGTCGAGTACTCCGCCACGCCCGATGGCGGGAAGTTGGTGACGATCACCGACCAACATCACCCTGGCCACGGTCTCGTCGGCGAGACGGAGGAGCGCACGTGCGGTGTCCTGATAGAGCATCCCGGCTTCGTCGACCACCAACAGGTCACCACGATCCAGAAGGGCCGAGGGCGACGGGGTGGATGCCACACGGTTCCACTTCCCGTCGTCATCCCAGCGGAACCCGTGCTGGTGCAGCAGCCAGGCCACCGAGTGCGCGGAGGTGCCGACCTCGGTGGCGGCGACCTGAGCGGCCTTGCGGGTCGGCGTCACCATCAGCATCCGGTAGCCCTTGGCCTCGATCGGCTCCCGTGTCGCGGCGAGCCGGGTGGTCTTGCCGGCGCCAGCCGCCCCTTCCACGATGGTGATCGACCTGGTCTCGGCCCGCTGGGTGATCCGGTCGACTATCTCGTGCTCGACAGCCAGCACGTCCGTCGACGTGAGTGCGCGCACGTGCTCGGGCACGTCGGTGCGGCCGAGCAGAGGTCGTGACGCGGTGACGATCCGGGACGTCAGGTCCTCGGCAAGCTCGCGTCGGACCGTGCCGTCGATGGCACCACCGGTGGCGGCGATCAACCACTCGGCCTCCCCCCGAGCATCGGCGGCATTCCAGGCCGAGCGTCGCGCGCCGAGCCGGACGAGCGCGAGGTCGACCAGAGCGTCGCGGTCGACCAGCCCGGGCCGCAGCATCGCAGGGTCACCGGCAACTGACGACGCTGCACCCGCGACACCGGGCGCGCGGCAGCCCAGCTCGTGCAACTCCTCGACCCACCGTTGCCGCAGTTCCTCGCCCGAGGTCGGTACGACCTTGTCGGGGCGGGCGTCGGCCCACGCCCGGCGATCCCACGCCCGCCGCAACGCCGGCCCGGGCTCCTCACCGGGATGGTGCACGCCACTGGGCTTCATAGGTATCGACGTTGGTCTCGATCTGGCGTGCCCGTGCGCTGAACGCACCGGCATAAGGCACCAGCTGGGCGACCTCGCCGGTCTCCGCGTCGAGGGTGAGTCCGTGCGAGGCGAGCGCTGCCCGGAACTAGGGGTTCGTCATCACGGCCGCGTGACCGATCCCGTTGATCGCCTCGAGGCTGTCGCGCACACCGACGGTGTGGATGCCTCGCCACGCGCCGTCGGCGAACACCCTGGCGTTGATCTGGAGATGCAGGTGCCGGTGAGGGCCGCCGGCCCTGGATGTGAAGTGGCGGACGACGGCGGCCTCGATCTGCTCGACC
This window of the Georgenia yuyongxinii genome carries:
- a CDS encoding ATP-dependent DNA helicase; amino-acid sequence: MKPSGVHHPGEEPGPALRRAWDRRAWADARPDKVVPTSGEELRQRWVEELHELGCRAPGVAGAASSVAGDPAMLRPGLVDRDALVDLALVRLGARRSAWNAADARGEAEWLIAATGGAIDGTVRRELAEDLTSRIVTASRPLLGRTDVPEHVRALTSTDVLAVEHEIVDRITQRAETRSITIVEGAAGAGKTTRLAATREPIEAKGYRMLMVTPTRKAAQVAATEVGTSAHSVAWLLHQHGFRWDDDGKWNRVASTPSPSALLDRGDLLVVDEAGMLYQDTARALLRLADETVARVMLVGDRHQLPAIGRGGVLDLAVRYAPYGVTQLDTVRRFADPAYAELSLWMRSGEKPGDVFDELVRRGEVVIHASEVERQQELAVRTTYGELVVADTREQVAKINGLAHQVRKAMGEVTERLVTASGERIGVGDRIATRRNDHDTDVANRETWTVLACDDGALTVHGEAGKRVLAPQYVRANVELAYATTAYGAQSATVPVPHVLVGEHTGAASAYVGMTRGRERNVAHVVAESVEEARSQWIAAFGRDRADLGPTYARGAAADAVDRYGPNAPARPAPRRAAARRHEDGFGRRSPASSRSRDLGL